A single region of the Biomaibacter acetigenes genome encodes:
- the mraZ gene encoding division/cell wall cluster transcriptional repressor MraZ, which produces MFMGQFQHSLDPKGRLIIPAKFRELLGDTFILTKGLDRCLFVYPKDEWAVLEQKLKSLPFTQKDARAFIRFFFSGAVEIEMDKQGRILIPPQLREHARIDRDLVIIGVSNRAEIWSAEEWETYNREASASYEEIAEKLDLGL; this is translated from the coding sequence ATGTTTATGGGTCAGTTCCAGCACTCGCTAGACCCCAAAGGAAGATTGATTATCCCCGCAAAGTTCAGAGAACTTCTGGGCGACACTTTTATTTTAACAAAAGGTTTAGACCGCTGCCTGTTTGTATATCCTAAAGATGAGTGGGCGGTGCTGGAACAAAAGCTCAAATCCCTTCCCTTCACCCAGAAAGATGCCAGAGCATTTATCAGGTTCTTTTTCTCGGGAGCCGTGGAGATAGAAATGGATAAGCAGGGCAGGATATTGATACCGCCGCAACTTCGGGAACATGCCCGCATTGACAGGGACCTCGTGATTATAGGGGTTTCAAACAGGGCGGAAATATGGAGTGCGGAGGAATGGGAGACTTACAACAGGGAAGCTTCGGCATCTTATGAAGAAATAGCCGAAAAACTGGACCTGGGTTTATAG